A window of the Salmo trutta chromosome 25, fSalTru1.1, whole genome shotgun sequence genome harbors these coding sequences:
- the LOC115162105 gene encoding REST corepressor 1-like isoform X1, producing the protein MPAMMEKSGSEMSGKRRGRNAVNNPNKSFSTNGNSNNSWEEGSSGCSSDDEHGSGGMRVGTQYQALVPDYDPEIAKVAEERDNLGMRVWIPSRNLAEAKLDEYISITKEKHGYNMEQALGMLFWHKHNIEKSLADLPNFTPFPDEWSVEDKVLFEQGFSFHGKTFHRIQQMLPDKSIASLVRFYYSWKKTRSKTSVMDRHARKQKREREERYENENEAEETNGNTPRDVVYEPNKDEKKELGAAPEKQEIKPVPVVQRPNTSMAEKLTQVKKEPQGPPGKNQHRAKKKPPKGMHLSQGDVAAMSTSTPAAVGVLRQIDMELVAIKRQIQSIKQNNSALKDKLDVGVDHFRVPEVTQKFNTRWTTEEQLLAVQAIRKYGRDFQAISDVIGNKSVVQVKNFFVNYRRRFNLDEVLQEWEAEHGMAGAAKGGEEEKMDTSSSTEDGATTPVVPEGQKEDSSPVAAKQPLPS; encoded by the exons ATGCCTGCAATGATGGAAAAGAGTGGttcagaaatgtctgggaaaaGAAGGGGTAGGAATGCAGTGAATAATCCAAACAAAAGTTTTTCTACAAATGGAAATAGCAACAATTCGTGGGAAGAAGGAAGTTCGGGCTGCTCCAGTGATGATGAACATG GTAGTGGTGGTATGAGAGTTGGGACTCAGTATCAAGCCCTTGTGCCAGACTATGATCCAG AGATTGCCAAAGTGGCCGAGGAGAGGGACAATTTGGGCATGCGGGTGTGGATCCCCAGCCGGAACCTGGCCGAAGCTAAAT tggATGAATACATCTCAATTACCAAAGAGAAGCATGGTTACAACATGGAGCAGGCACTGGGGATGCTTTTCTGGCACAAACACAACATTGAGAAGTCCCTGGCAGATTTGCCCAACTTCACACCTTTCCCAGATGAGTGGTCAGTGGAGGACAAGGTCCTGTTTGAACAGGGCTTTAGCTTCCACGGAAAAACGTTCCACCGTATACAGCAGATG TTGCCTGACAAGTCCATTGCCAGCTTGGTTAGATTTTACTACTCTTGGAAGAAGACACGGAGCAAAACCAGTGTCATGGATCGCCATGCACGCAAGCAGAAGAGGGAGCGAGAAGAGAGGTATGAAAA TGAGAATGAGGCTGAGGAGACCAATGGTAACACTCCAAGGGATGTAGTGTACGAACCAAATAAGGACGAGAAGAAAGAG CTGGGTGCTGCACCTGAGAAACAGGAGATAAAACCAGTACCAGTGGTACAGAGG CCGAATACTAGTATGGCAGAGAAGCTGACCCAAGTCAAGAAAGAACCCCAGGGTCCTCCAGGGAAGAACCAGCATCGTGCTAAAAAGAAGCCTCCAAAAGGAATGCACCTGAGCCAGGGAGACGTAGCTGCAATGTCCACCAGCACCCCTGCTGCAGTCGGTGTGCTGAGGCAAATCGACATGGAGCTGGTTGCTATCAAACGGCAG ATCCAGAGCATCAAACAGAATAACAGTGCTCTGAAGGACAAGCTTGATGTGGGAGTGGACCACTTCAGAGTACCTGAG GTGACCCAGAAGTTCAACACTCGCTGGACAACAGAGGAGCAACTGCTTGCTGTACAAG CCATCAGAAAATATGGGCGGGACTTCCAGGCTATCTCGGACGTGATTGGCAACAAGTCTGTGGTGCAGGTGAAGAACTTCTTTGTTAACTACCGCCGACGCTTCAACCTGGATGAGGTGCTGCAGGAATGGGAGGCTGAGCACGGGATGGCGGGAGCAgccaagggaggagaggaggagaaaatgGACACATCATCTTCTACTGAGGATGGAGCCACCACCCCTGTGGTGCCAGAGGGTCAAAAAGAG GACTCATCGCCAGTGGCGGCAAAACAACCTCTGCCCTCCTGA
- the LOC115162106 gene encoding ankyrin repeat domain-containing protein 9-like, with protein sequence MPYDLGVFDRRADYKSETQCKRTSFAFYQAVRDLLPVWALEDMRTMEVFHWEEGRACSFTPPEAFLYALVHDHQQYAKFLLNRYSVGALEMPSQSFCCCQASATPHLTVAVRYNRITILEMIMDSLKDFSDSERQSYLNTRGCFHMQGGKDALHLACELVRPECLIMLLGHGACPYVTDRDGNTPLDCLLNQIRQGEPDMRSKHVCLGYLILFMPKFNFQMKGQLQKNPALWQSLIGEQAFQWLLELSPPSLFVQAMQKMTRSIPVKQLDSLPDFLKPLDFRLHQYAR encoded by the coding sequence ATGCCTTACGATCTAGGTGTGTTTGACCGCCGGGCCGATTATAAATCAGAGACACAGTGCAAAAGAACCTCCTTTGCCTTCTACCAAGCAGTGCGGGACCTGTTACCAGTATGGGCACTCGAGGACATGCGGACAATGGAAGTGTTTCATTGGGAAGAAGGGCGGGCGTGCTCTTTTACTCCACCCGAGGCTTTTCTGTATGCACTTGTTCACGACCATCAACAATACGCCAAATTCCTCCTCAACAGATACTCTGTCGGTGCACTGGAGATGCCCAGTCAAAGCTTCTGCTGCTGCCAAGCATCAGCAACACCACATCTCACAGTAGCTGTCCGCTATAATCGTATTACTATCCTGGAAATGATCATGGACTCCCTAAAAGACTTCTCTGATAGTGAGCGCCAGAGCTACTTGAACACCCGTGGATGTTTTCACATGCAAGGAGGCAAAGACGCATTGCATCTGGCGTGCGAACTGGTGCGCCCTGAGTGTTTGATTATGTTACTAGGACACGGTGCATGTCCTTATGTCACAGACCGAGATGGGAACACCCCCTTGGACTGCCTCCTAAATCAGATACGCCAGGGCGAGCCTGACATGCGTAGCAAGCACGTCTGCCTTGGTTACCTCATTCTCTTCATGCCTAAATTCAATTTTCAAATGAAGGGACAGTTGCAGAAGAATCCAGCGCTGTGGCAGAGTCTTATTGGAGAGCAGGCGTTCCAGTGGCTCTTAGAACTAtcgcctccctctctctttgttcaGGCTATGCAGAAGATGACCCGGTCTATACCTGTTAAACAGCTGGACTCTCTGCCAGACTTTCTGAAACCACTGGACTTCAGGCTACACCAGTACGCCAGATAA
- the LOC115162105 gene encoding REST corepressor 1-like isoform X2, whose product MPAMMEKSGSEMSGKRRGRNAVNNPNKSFSTNGNSNNSWEEGSSGCSSDDEHGSGGMRVGTQYQALVPDYDPEIAKVAEERDNLGMRVWIPSRNLAEAKLDEYISITKEKHGYNMEQALGMLFWHKHNIEKSLADLPNFTPFPDEWSVEDKVLFEQGFSFHGKTFHRIQQMLPDKSIASLVRFYYSWKKTRSKTSVMDRHARKQKREREESENEAEETNGNTPRDVVYEPNKDEKKELGAAPEKQEIKPVPVVQRPNTSMAEKLTQVKKEPQGPPGKNQHRAKKKPPKGMHLSQGDVAAMSTSTPAAVGVLRQIDMELVAIKRQIQSIKQNNSALKDKLDVGVDHFRVPEVTQKFNTRWTTEEQLLAVQAIRKYGRDFQAISDVIGNKSVVQVKNFFVNYRRRFNLDEVLQEWEAEHGMAGAAKGGEEEKMDTSSSTEDGATTPVVPEGQKEDSSPVAAKQPLPS is encoded by the exons ATGCCTGCAATGATGGAAAAGAGTGGttcagaaatgtctgggaaaaGAAGGGGTAGGAATGCAGTGAATAATCCAAACAAAAGTTTTTCTACAAATGGAAATAGCAACAATTCGTGGGAAGAAGGAAGTTCGGGCTGCTCCAGTGATGATGAACATG GTAGTGGTGGTATGAGAGTTGGGACTCAGTATCAAGCCCTTGTGCCAGACTATGATCCAG AGATTGCCAAAGTGGCCGAGGAGAGGGACAATTTGGGCATGCGGGTGTGGATCCCCAGCCGGAACCTGGCCGAAGCTAAAT tggATGAATACATCTCAATTACCAAAGAGAAGCATGGTTACAACATGGAGCAGGCACTGGGGATGCTTTTCTGGCACAAACACAACATTGAGAAGTCCCTGGCAGATTTGCCCAACTTCACACCTTTCCCAGATGAGTGGTCAGTGGAGGACAAGGTCCTGTTTGAACAGGGCTTTAGCTTCCACGGAAAAACGTTCCACCGTATACAGCAGATG TTGCCTGACAAGTCCATTGCCAGCTTGGTTAGATTTTACTACTCTTGGAAGAAGACACGGAGCAAAACCAGTGTCATGGATCGCCATGCACGCAAGCAGAAGAGGGAGCGAGAAGAGAG TGAGAATGAGGCTGAGGAGACCAATGGTAACACTCCAAGGGATGTAGTGTACGAACCAAATAAGGACGAGAAGAAAGAG CTGGGTGCTGCACCTGAGAAACAGGAGATAAAACCAGTACCAGTGGTACAGAGG CCGAATACTAGTATGGCAGAGAAGCTGACCCAAGTCAAGAAAGAACCCCAGGGTCCTCCAGGGAAGAACCAGCATCGTGCTAAAAAGAAGCCTCCAAAAGGAATGCACCTGAGCCAGGGAGACGTAGCTGCAATGTCCACCAGCACCCCTGCTGCAGTCGGTGTGCTGAGGCAAATCGACATGGAGCTGGTTGCTATCAAACGGCAG ATCCAGAGCATCAAACAGAATAACAGTGCTCTGAAGGACAAGCTTGATGTGGGAGTGGACCACTTCAGAGTACCTGAG GTGACCCAGAAGTTCAACACTCGCTGGACAACAGAGGAGCAACTGCTTGCTGTACAAG CCATCAGAAAATATGGGCGGGACTTCCAGGCTATCTCGGACGTGATTGGCAACAAGTCTGTGGTGCAGGTGAAGAACTTCTTTGTTAACTACCGCCGACGCTTCAACCTGGATGAGGTGCTGCAGGAATGGGAGGCTGAGCACGGGATGGCGGGAGCAgccaagggaggagaggaggagaaaatgGACACATCATCTTCTACTGAGGATGGAGCCACCACCCCTGTGGTGCCAGAGGGTCAAAAAGAG GACTCATCGCCAGTGGCGGCAAAACAACCTCTGCCCTCCTGA